A DNA window from Paenibacillus sp. HWE-109 contains the following coding sequences:
- a CDS encoding recombinase RecT, with amino-acid sequence MSENTTVAKKEITQSERFMNMVVTQFTSGVGEIALTKFQQRLAQNYFIALDGSLRVAEEKRLKKKGNNVEQLPIIWQNVNMEKLSRDVVTYARIGFDPAQKNHINMVPFKNGNTGKYDIGFVEGYRGMELKAVKYGLEVPDIIIVEVVYSTDRFKSFKKDRNNAVENYDFEIVNDFERGDIIGGFYYHHFNQTPEKNKLVVMNMKDILKRKPDKASAEFWGGEKDIWEWDDQKKKNVKNGTEMIDGWYEKMVWKTVYRAAHGDVTIDSQKIDDDYMNLKKAEMDFAEAEVREEINENANGPIIDITPDPQPDPSKNTSKPVDSPPTIVEEELDLSGLENGPDW; translated from the coding sequence GTGTCAGAAAATACTACAGTCGCAAAAAAGGAAATAACTCAGTCCGAACGCTTCATGAACATGGTCGTTACACAATTCACTTCTGGTGTGGGCGAGATTGCCCTTACCAAGTTTCAACAGCGTCTTGCGCAGAACTACTTCATTGCACTGGACGGCTCTTTGAGAGTGGCAGAGGAAAAAAGGCTTAAGAAAAAGGGTAACAATGTAGAGCAGTTGCCGATCATTTGGCAGAACGTGAATATGGAGAAACTTTCTCGTGATGTAGTCACTTATGCACGGATTGGTTTCGATCCTGCCCAGAAGAATCATATCAATATGGTTCCGTTTAAAAATGGGAACACAGGTAAATACGACATTGGCTTTGTCGAAGGTTACCGCGGAATGGAATTAAAGGCTGTTAAATACGGGTTAGAGGTTCCAGACATTATTATCGTGGAAGTGGTTTATTCAACGGACCGCTTTAAGTCTTTTAAGAAAGATCGTAACAATGCTGTAGAAAATTATGATTTCGAAATCGTGAATGATTTTGAACGTGGTGACATCATCGGAGGTTTCTACTATCACCACTTCAATCAAACACCTGAGAAGAACAAGCTTGTAGTCATGAACATGAAGGATATCCTCAAACGTAAGCCAGATAAGGCCAGCGCGGAATTCTGGGGTGGGGAAAAGGATATTTGGGAGTGGGATGACCAAAAGAAGAAAAATGTGAAAAACGGTACTGAAATGATTGATGGTTGGTACGAAAAAATGGTTTGGAAGACGGTTTATCGCGCTGCTCATGGTGATGTAACCATCGATAGCCAAAAAATCGATGACGACTATATGAACCTCAAGAAAGCTGAGATGGACTTTGCTGAGGCTGAGGTTCGTGAGGAAATCAACGAGAACGCCAACGGCCCAATTATTGATATCACTCCTGATCCACAGCCTGATCCAAGTAAGAACACTTCAAAGCCTGTTGATTCTCCTCCAACAATCGTGGAAGAAGAGCTAGATTTATCTGGTTTGGAAAATGGTCCAGACTGGTGA
- a CDS encoding MBL fold metallo-hydrolase, translating to MIEIKPLASSSAGNAYYITDGTTALLLEAGIKYKEIQRSLNFQTSDIAGCLITHEHGDHGKSATDIMKAGITVYASQGTLEALKLTGHRTQVISAMKQFTIGTWTILPFDVQHDVSEPLGFLLVNQAGDKLLFATDTYYIKYRFQGLTHLMVECNYSMKILNDNVASGRVPVAMKRRLIRSHFSLENMKDFLLANDLSRIQEVWLLHLSDNNSDEALFKREIQELTGKQVFVAQR from the coding sequence GTGATAGAGATCAAACCTCTTGCCTCCAGCAGCGCTGGAAATGCTTACTACATAACGGATGGCACAACAGCACTGCTTCTGGAGGCAGGCATCAAATATAAGGAAATACAGCGGTCACTTAACTTCCAAACATCGGACATAGCAGGCTGCCTGATCACCCATGAACACGGGGATCACGGTAAGTCTGCTACCGACATAATGAAGGCAGGAATCACCGTCTACGCGTCTCAGGGAACGCTTGAGGCCCTTAAACTAACTGGACACCGAACGCAAGTCATTAGTGCCATGAAACAATTCACTATTGGGACATGGACCATCTTACCGTTTGATGTACAACACGATGTATCGGAGCCCTTGGGCTTCTTGCTCGTTAATCAGGCGGGAGATAAGCTACTGTTCGCAACAGACACCTACTATATCAAGTATCGCTTTCAAGGCCTTACGCATCTTATGGTTGAGTGCAATTATTCTATGAAAATATTAAATGATAATGTGGCGTCAGGTAGAGTTCCAGTCGCTATGAAACGCCGCCTGATCCGCTCACACTTTAGCTTGGAGAACATGAAGGACTTCCTACTTGCGAATGATCTAAGTCGCATTCAGGAAGTTTGGCTGCTTCATCTAAGCGACAACAACAGCGATGAGGCCCTATTCAAAAGAGAGATTCAAGAGTTAACTGGTAAGCAGGTTTTCGTAGCACAGCGATGA
- a CDS encoding replication protein produces the protein MANPQPENGFVKLANEIWNEIIRRDFSKRQKDIILFIWRLSYGCQKKFAVIPKLKDFELCGIGAQNITNELKYLASTKVIFWEKSESVFIVNKDYEQWQISPVRGWDEEKFKELIHLNLEKKTSQNKKLSPEKKLVNIIITSQNKKLKLLKTRSRYFLKQEVRLPSNPCRCKVKRVSKDSIKYIIKKRTTTSTTTSSKNAHDFSYSKIFQTYSDNFAVDSKVNQFDVDEINTLFDDYGGEWLLLAMREAYRHNIRTLAYIHGILKGYKSRGGPETEKQPEGNGNTTEMSTQKPTVKAKHNQAIDMLDQIEREEREREQSGSYSTL, from the coding sequence ATGGCGAACCCACAACCAGAAAACGGCTTTGTTAAGCTGGCGAACGAGATATGGAACGAGATCATTCGCCGTGACTTCTCGAAGCGTCAGAAGGATATCATCCTTTTTATATGGCGATTATCTTATGGGTGTCAGAAGAAATTTGCTGTCATTCCGAAGCTTAAAGACTTCGAATTATGTGGTATCGGAGCACAAAATATTACTAACGAATTAAAATATTTAGCATCAACAAAGGTCATTTTTTGGGAGAAATCAGAGTCAGTTTTCATCGTAAATAAGGATTATGAGCAGTGGCAAATTAGTCCCGTGAGAGGTTGGGACGAAGAGAAATTCAAGGAACTTATACACTTGAATTTGGAAAAAAAGACTTCTCAAAACAAGAAGTTATCACCAGAAAAAAAGCTTGTAAATATTATCATAACTTCTCAAAACAAGAAGTTGAAACTTCTTAAAACAAGAAGTAGGTACTTCTTAAAACAAGAAGTTAGACTCCCCTCAAACCCTTGTCGCTGTAAGGTGAAACGGGTGTCTAAAGACAGTATTAAATACATTATTAAAAAAAGAACTACTACATCAACTACAACATCATCTAAAAATGCACATGATTTTTCTTACTCAAAAATCTTTCAAACGTATTCTGATAATTTTGCTGTTGATTCCAAAGTTAATCAGTTCGATGTTGACGAAATAAACACCCTTTTTGATGACTACGGCGGTGAGTGGCTCTTATTGGCAATGAGGGAGGCATACCGTCACAACATTAGGACGCTTGCTTACATACATGGAATTTTAAAGGGTTATAAGTCACGGGGTGGACCAGAAACGGAAAAGCAGCCGGAAGGAAACGGAAACACTACGGAAATGAGTACACAGAAGCCGACTGTTAAAGCAAAACATAACCAAGCAATCGACATGCTGGATCAAATCGAAAGGGAGGAACGTGAGCGTGAACAGAGCGGAAGTTATTCAACTCTTTAA
- a CDS encoding replicative helicase loader/inhibitor, whose protein sequence is MNRAEVIQLFKKIKGKYPSFQMPSEILTLKYMVDEWLEDLEHTPFEVATENLRRHSDSAAQWPPSIGQLKQPLKTDEDLYHESMKRSAQEYLAQKDEWIKNSVGPPDHIKAMMRLPLEERLEAIKAYAGRNERESEC, encoded by the coding sequence GTGAACAGAGCGGAAGTTATTCAACTCTTTAAAAAAATTAAAGGGAAGTATCCATCATTCCAGATGCCTTCGGAAATTCTAACACTCAAGTATATGGTCGATGAATGGCTGGAAGACCTGGAGCACACGCCTTTCGAGGTGGCTACTGAGAATCTTCGGAGGCATTCAGATAGCGCTGCTCAATGGCCGCCAAGCATCGGTCAACTCAAGCAGCCGCTGAAAACCGACGAGGACCTGTATCACGAATCCATGAAACGCTCAGCACAAGAGTATCTGGCTCAAAAGGACGAGTGGATTAAAAACTCGGTTGGCCCACCGGATCACATCAAGGCTATGATGCGATTGCCTCTCGAGGAAAGATTGGAGGCGATCAAGGCTTATGCAGGAAGAAATGAACGAGAATCTGAGTGCTGA
- the dnaB gene encoding replicative DNA helicase: MQEEMNENLSAEQAVLGAIFIENESISVVSTRLVPDDFLEPKHRIIYESMIELYDAAETDTPVDLLTVMNHLLRRQQLEHVGGIGYLSELSDAVPTAANVDYYAKLVLNASLERKTRSGMQKIFQNNDLTAEEMAAQAQIVAEEVAERSASKKGGFKRIDEVSMQVFEQIEKTNANPNPGGVTGISSGFVDLDKQTSGFQRQDLIIVGARPSVGKTALALNVARSAGITSGESIAVFSLEMGAMQLVQRMLSAEGNIDASCMRSGIMEGGDWEKLTGAISELSRSNVFIDDSPSITVNEIRSRCRQLKKDTGSLGMILIDYLQLISGAGRSENRQQEISKISRTLKQIARELDVPIIALSQLSRGVEQRSDKRPMMSDLRESGSIEQDADIVAFLYRDDYYDKESEKKNIIEIIIAKQRNGPVGTVELAFLKQYNKFVNLDRTHHEGSILPDKKQTKNPWKRGTA, from the coding sequence ATGCAGGAAGAAATGAACGAGAATCTGAGTGCTGAACAAGCGGTTCTAGGCGCGATTTTCATCGAGAATGAGTCGATATCGGTTGTTTCTACAAGACTTGTGCCGGATGACTTTTTGGAACCTAAGCACCGGATCATTTACGAGTCCATGATTGAGCTCTACGATGCAGCTGAAACGGATACTCCCGTTGATTTGTTGACGGTCATGAATCACTTGCTACGTCGTCAGCAGCTTGAACATGTGGGCGGTATTGGATATCTGTCAGAGCTGTCCGATGCGGTACCGACCGCGGCAAACGTTGATTACTACGCCAAGCTTGTCTTGAATGCTTCGCTCGAGCGGAAGACGCGTTCAGGCATGCAGAAGATCTTCCAGAACAATGATCTCACCGCCGAGGAGATGGCCGCACAGGCACAGATTGTTGCCGAAGAGGTTGCAGAGCGATCCGCAAGCAAAAAAGGCGGATTCAAACGGATCGATGAAGTCAGCATGCAAGTGTTTGAGCAGATCGAGAAGACCAATGCGAACCCGAATCCCGGAGGCGTAACAGGAATATCATCTGGTTTCGTGGACTTGGACAAACAGACATCCGGTTTTCAGCGTCAAGACCTGATTATCGTGGGGGCTCGGCCGTCTGTCGGTAAAACAGCACTTGCTCTGAATGTTGCTCGAAGTGCTGGTATAACCAGTGGCGAATCCATTGCAGTATTCAGCCTAGAAATGGGTGCCATGCAACTTGTGCAGCGTATGCTCTCGGCTGAGGGAAATATCGATGCTAGTTGTATGCGCAGCGGCATTATGGAGGGTGGCGACTGGGAGAAGCTCACTGGAGCTATCAGCGAGCTATCACGATCCAATGTCTTTATCGACGATAGCCCATCGATCACAGTCAACGAAATCCGCTCACGTTGCCGCCAACTCAAGAAAGACACTGGTTCACTTGGAATGATCCTGATCGATTATCTCCAGCTTATCAGCGGCGCCGGACGCAGCGAGAACAGGCAGCAAGAGATATCCAAGATATCCCGAACACTCAAACAAATTGCCCGCGAACTGGATGTTCCGATCATTGCACTTTCGCAGCTGAGCCGTGGAGTCGAGCAGCGATCTGACAAACGGCCGATGATGTCAGACCTTAGGGAGTCTGGTTCTATCGAGCAGGACGCCGACATCGTCGCCTTCCTCTATCGTGACGATTACTACGACAAGGAATCCGAGAAGAAGAACATTATCGAAATCATCATTGCTAAGCAGCGTAACGGTCCAGTCGGAACGGTTGAGCTTGCATTCCTGAAGCAATACAACAAATTCGTAAACCTAGATCGAACACACCATGAGGGCTCCATACTTCCAGATAAAAAGCAGACCAAGAATCCTTGGAAGAGGGGAACGGCATGA
- a CDS encoding RusA family crossover junction endodeoxyribonuclease, protein MIEFTVYGEPVAQGRPRFSTHAGFVKTYDPAKSGDYKKFVKLAAKEYAPVALLEGPIKMKLVVYRSMPGYLSKSAKKAAAAEAGEVVPISKPDIDNYLKGVKDALKGVIWKDDSQVVEVYALKRYSVRPRIELKIIELQTAAPAKKKPDQPTLI, encoded by the coding sequence ATGATCGAATTCACAGTTTACGGCGAACCAGTTGCTCAGGGGCGCCCGCGATTTTCTACACACGCCGGATTCGTGAAAACTTATGATCCAGCCAAGTCCGGAGATTATAAAAAATTTGTGAAATTGGCAGCCAAGGAATATGCACCTGTTGCGCTGCTGGAAGGACCAATCAAAATGAAATTGGTCGTATACCGGAGCATGCCGGGTTATCTCAGCAAGTCGGCTAAGAAAGCGGCAGCGGCTGAAGCAGGGGAGGTTGTCCCGATTTCTAAGCCTGACATTGATAACTATCTCAAAGGTGTCAAGGATGCGCTGAAAGGCGTGATTTGGAAGGACGATAGCCAAGTTGTTGAGGTTTATGCTCTTAAACGGTATAGTGTTCGGCCCCGCATAGAATTGAAAATTATCGAGTTACAAACGGCAGCTCCGGCCAAGAAGAAGCCAGATCAGCCGACACTAATATAA
- a CDS encoding sigma factor-like helix-turn-helix DNA-binding protein — protein sequence MAIGHLYTERSGWTIMDLGKATPDNYRRAKNLARYALSKTDKKAKDIRGIITSMISECEYVEEWLETGRRPGSFKGAERAYKELSWDPNWIESYASPNGWYMDRTQFSGELSPNQRFRIEEAMCTLSDREKQCFMLYYVDGMSEYDIARELQLGRTTVQDYLQNAKRKIENEKLTNLFLAE from the coding sequence TTGGCTATCGGACACTTATATACAGAGCGTAGCGGTTGGACAATCATGGATTTAGGAAAGGCAACTCCTGATAATTACCGTAGAGCAAAGAATCTGGCTCGTTACGCTCTTAGCAAGACAGATAAAAAAGCGAAGGATATTCGTGGGATTATTACGTCGATGATTAGTGAATGTGAGTATGTGGAGGAATGGCTGGAAACAGGGCGTAGGCCGGGTAGTTTCAAAGGAGCTGAACGAGCATATAAAGAATTGTCTTGGGATCCCAACTGGATCGAATCATATGCTTCTCCAAATGGATGGTATATGGATCGAACACAATTTAGTGGAGAATTATCACCTAACCAGAGATTCCGTATTGAAGAAGCCATGTGTACTCTTTCAGATCGTGAGAAGCAATGTTTCATGCTTTATTATGTAGATGGAATGAGCGAGTATGACATTGCTAGAGAATTGCAATTAGGAAGGACAACGGTGCAGGATTATTTGCAAAATGCCAAACGTAAAATTGAAAATGAGAAGCTGACGAACTTGTTCCTTGCGGAATAG
- a CDS encoding phage terminase large subunit family protein, translating into MPQQTAYDFWRKKLEMADESERKLILANLIQYVQGTKQQREALQNAFNVTSAYEWIVRNGFLNENGMLMEFVDRAFLIDPLCDETKLLAVMKCSQIGFSTISIFKSAYHCIKYGHNVIYTLPTDSDAQEFGKAKTNMIIANNPSIKSYMVDDSLHTKSFHTLDHKNTGFWFMKGTFGTSAAIMQTADILVKDEFDRSNQPVLNQYKSRTKASSYGAEWEFSNPSFPSFGVDYTWGLSDQKHFIYWCPSCKHASYITYEQESFDGGSTHYVCKERREYVCGSCGNVLDRRAAQKEWVSKWNESKDDISGYWISQMMAPWISAGELIRDEKLMLADVFANFNLGRPYASNSNALDPSNIIKNVQYDANGYVPKVTPGQFRTLGVDQGGTDDNPKLYCVKGTEEGIDEIVRLGSWEQLHNYMRMNNISMCVIDNAPKPEKAIELATAFPGKVWRCVFDYDDERKAVYETDYKTRILNAHRTRIFDRVVDGYITGERKVYIDGMDSSLSGMDGSVESLCKHWKAQRKEGGNGETAADREKNKHLKLDRQGNVRPMWTNLGADHFSLADVYNQLAQLVIKKQMEGSG; encoded by the coding sequence TTGCCACAACAAACAGCCTATGACTTCTGGCGTAAGAAGCTAGAGATGGCAGACGAAAGCGAGCGGAAGCTAATCCTTGCTAACCTGATCCAATATGTCCAGGGAACAAAGCAGCAGCGTGAGGCATTACAAAATGCCTTCAACGTCACATCAGCGTATGAGTGGATCGTCAGAAATGGATTTTTGAATGAGAACGGGATGTTGATGGAGTTTGTTGACAGAGCTTTTTTGATTGATCCGTTATGTGATGAAACGAAGCTGCTCGCTGTCATGAAGTGCTCGCAGATTGGCTTCTCCACGATCAGCATCTTCAAATCGGCTTATCATTGCATTAAGTACGGCCATAACGTGATTTATACGCTGCCAACGGATTCAGATGCTCAAGAGTTTGGTAAAGCTAAGACAAACATGATCATCGCCAATAACCCAAGCATCAAGTCTTACATGGTGGATGATAGCCTGCACACCAAGAGCTTTCATACGCTTGATCATAAGAACACAGGGTTTTGGTTTATGAAGGGCACCTTCGGTACATCAGCTGCTATCATGCAGACGGCAGACATTCTCGTTAAAGATGAGTTCGACCGATCCAATCAGCCAGTACTTAACCAATATAAGTCACGTACTAAGGCGAGCTCGTACGGCGCCGAATGGGAGTTCAGCAATCCCTCATTCCCTTCGTTTGGAGTTGATTACACATGGGGCCTATCCGATCAAAAGCATTTTATTTATTGGTGTCCATCCTGCAAGCATGCCAGCTATATCACGTACGAACAAGAATCGTTCGACGGAGGAAGCACACATTACGTATGCAAAGAGCGCCGGGAGTATGTATGCGGATCATGCGGCAACGTTCTCGACCGGAGAGCGGCACAAAAAGAGTGGGTTTCCAAGTGGAATGAGAGTAAGGACGATATCTCCGGTTACTGGATCAGCCAAATGATGGCACCATGGATCAGCGCGGGCGAGCTCATTCGAGATGAGAAGCTTATGCTAGCGGATGTCTTTGCAAACTTTAACCTTGGCAGGCCATATGCAAGCAACAGCAATGCGCTCGATCCTTCCAACATCATTAAGAATGTGCAATATGATGCCAATGGTTATGTTCCGAAGGTTACGCCTGGTCAGTTTAGGACATTGGGAGTCGACCAAGGCGGCACTGACGATAACCCAAAGCTGTACTGTGTCAAAGGCACAGAGGAAGGCATTGACGAGATTGTACGTCTTGGTTCGTGGGAGCAGCTTCACAACTACATGCGAATGAACAACATCAGCATGTGCGTCATTGATAATGCTCCTAAGCCTGAAAAGGCCATAGAGCTTGCGACAGCATTCCCAGGAAAAGTTTGGCGCTGTGTATTCGACTATGACGATGAGAGGAAGGCAGTTTATGAGACGGATTATAAGACTCGTATTCTCAATGCTCATCGTACTCGTATCTTTGACCGCGTGGTGGATGGCTATATCACTGGCGAGCGCAAGGTTTACATTGACGGGATGGATAGTAGCCTTTCTGGTATGGATGGTTCTGTTGAGTCTCTTTGTAAGCATTGGAAGGCACAGCGGAAAGAGGGCGGCAACGGAGAAACAGCCGCAGACAGAGAAAAGAATAAGCACCTAAAGTTGGATAGACAAGGTAACGTGAGGCCGATGTGGACAAATCTAGGTGCCGATCACTTCTCGCTCGCAGACGTTTACAACCAGTTGGCGCAGCTTGTGATCAAGAAGCAGATGGAGGGATCAGGATAA